TTGGGATGGATCCCGTCCACGAAAAGCCCAGAGTCGGCCGCAAGCTCCGAGATGTCCAGGAGGTGGACGCCGGCCTCCTCCCCACCGGCGTCGGCAATGGCACCGGCCAGGGCCGTGTTGTAGTCGCCCACGACGTCGGACCCCACGCGGGCGATGTTCAGGAGCAGGATGGGGACGCCCGGGAAGGTCGCCTGGCTCTGCTCGATGATGTCGGCGATGTAGTCGGCGTAAGCGGAAGGGGTGACCGTCGACCCACCCGGGTAGTTCGACTCGCCGTCCTGGGAGACGTCGTTCATGCCCACGTAGGCCGCGATCAGGTCGGGCTTGCCCATCGTGGCGGAGCCGTAGGCCGTGCAGTAGCCGTTGAACACGGTCAGGATCTGGTCCGAGCGATAGCCGGGGACAGCGATGTTGGCGGCGTTCGCCGGAAGGGCGTTTTCAACCTTGTAGGCCCAGCCCTTCGTGGAGTCGGGATAGGTCGAGCCCGCGAAGATCGCCTGGGTGATGCTGTCGCCGACGAACAGGATCTTCGACCTGAACGTCGATGGGGCCGTAGCCTGACCCGCTTCGGCCGTGCGGAACGCGTAGACCTTGGGGGGCGAGGCTACCGGCGTTCGGAATTCGAGCGTGTGCGTTCCCGTCAACCCGCTTGCGAGGGTCACCCAGCCCACGGTCCCTCCGGTCGGGAGGGTCTGAACGGAGCCGTCCGTCGAGCCGTCTCGCACCAGGTACTGGGCCCCGTTCTTCAGTACCAGGGCTTGCCAGGTCGGAGACGTCAGCACGGATCGACACGCCAGCTCACGGACGGATTCGCCGTTGATCGCACCAACGAAGTCACCTAGGGGTGGCTCGCACTTGCTGGCGTCCCTCGGCGAGTAGCGGCCCCCGACCTCAGCGGCCAGCGTGGGGGTGGTCGCACCGGGGGCACTTCGAACACGAAGGAAGGCACTCGATGAGTCGCCGTTGAACCCCCAGGCGGCCCCGGTGGTCTCATTCCTGATCGTGAGGGGGTGAGTCCCGGCGACCAGGTTGGAGGCGATCGGCAGGAACGTGTAGCCGGTGGGTGTCAGGGCGGACTCGGAACCGTCGATGGAGACGTAGAGAGGGTTCGTCGGACTGCTGAAGTTCTGGACCCACAGCCAGACGTCTCCCGACCCGACCAGGGCCCCGCAGATCTCACCGCTCAGGGCGTTCCAACTGCCCGTCGACTGCCAGTCCCAGACGCCGAACGTGGTCAGGGGTGAGGAGACGCCTCCGGCGGGGAGGTAGGTCAACGACCAGAAACCCGGAGCGGATCCACTGACGGTGATACACGGCTCGTCCAGGGCTCCTGACCAGTCGTAGGAGATCACGGCGACGTGGGGGCCGTCCGTCAGGCCCGAGGCGAGAGTTACGGTCGTGTACTCGCCCAGCATCTCAATCGGGATGTCGACGGGCTCGCCTCCGTCGATGGCCACCGTGATGATGGGGTCGGTGTTCGCCGGGTTGCCGCTCGGCGAGAACACGTAGGGTCGGATCGCCAGGTCGGTCCCGTTGAACTTGATCTCTCCGCCGCCCCCGCTGTTGAAGTCGGAGCCGCTGCGGAAGATGAACTTGGAGGCGTCGCTGGGGCTGGTGATCGTTGCGGTGGGCACGGTCTATGTCCTCGGGGGATGACTCTGGAGTTCAGCCTGAAATACCCCCTCGGCGGGGGGGACGGGAGCAGGGGGGGAATTCAATCCTTCCTCCACGCAGGCCGTGCAGATCTTCGGCGTGACCGACTGCCCGAGCCTCGAACATCGGCCATAGCGGCAAGAACAGGAATCCGGCCCGAAGTATCGGCACTGGCGGGCTTGGTCGAGTAACTCAGCTTCACGGGCGAGTTCTTCGGGAACCTCCTGCGTCGCCTCTTCTCCCGGAGTCGGGATGGTCGTGTCGAAGGGCAGGTCGGCGAGTTCGCGATATTGGGCCCTGGTGACCGGGTCGGGGTTGTCCTCGGACGCCAGCCAGGCCACGCGGGGGATGTCGCCGTAAGTCTTCATACGGTGATCGCCCCCCGGTAGCCGAGCACATAAAACGCCCCGAACTGATAGTTGAAATTCAGGGTGATCGACAGGGGGGAGCAACTCGTGTCGTTAAAGTTGGGCCCGGTGCTTGCGGTCTGCGTGTACTGGTATCGGCTCGCCGAGCAGCCCGTGGAGGACCAGTCGTATTGAGGGACGAGTTGAGGGGCCCCGACCGAAGGCAAGTAGAGTTGCCCTGGTTCGAGGAGGACTTGCGTGCCGGTTCCCGAGAATTGAAGCCAGTAGGCGTTGCCCCTGAGAGAGCCGAACCCGTCGCAATAAACCAAGATCAAGAAGTTCGCGGCCGTCCCGCCCCCAACCCCTACGCAGCCCGATGGAGATCCGACCCCCGTAAGGATCCCGGGCCTGGAGGCACCGTTGACGGTCGCCGGGAAGGGGACGCTGTAGAAGCCGTACCAGCCGTTGTAGCCGCTGTTGTAGTGCCTATGGAGGGTGGTGGAGCCTGCCGTCACCGCACCGAAGGAGGCCCAAGAGTACGTCAGGTCCGAGTCGGGCGGGGTGCAGGCGTGGGTAACGGTCGAGCAAGTTGCGTGGCCGCAGCAACACCGCTTGTAGGAGAGGATCGACATCACGGGCACTCCAGGGGGCTGGCCACGTCGACGCCGTTGACGTTCACGACCGCCAGCAAGATCCCGGCCGAGATGGCTTCGTCGCAGAGGCTGTAGACGGCCGACGTGACGCCCGTCGAGACCAGGCCTCCGCCGTCCACGGCGACGAAATCGGCGTTACCCACCCCCAGCGTCGAACCCGAGCGGGCCGTGAGACCCCCGGTGGACGCGTAGGCCAGTCGGGTGCCGCCGGATCCCCCAGCAGCCCCCAGCCCGGTCGCCATGGCCATCGGTAGTTGCTGCGACAGCCGGACGACCAGGTTCTTGAGGTCGGCCACTTCCCGGCGAAGCAGATCGAGTTGGCGTTCCTTCTGTCGTTCGATGTTCATGACTTCGCCCCCTCGGTGGATCCAACCCCGAAGGCCTTATTCAGGACGTCGGCCCCCTGTTGATTGAAAGCTCCCCAACCGCTCGACGCGGGAGGTCGTTCAGGTCTCATGAACTGGGCCTGGCCGAGCGGGGCGAACCGGTTGCCGACCTGGAGGTTGGTCGTCCAGTGCGATGCCGACTGATTATTCCAGGTCACGTTCACGCCCGTGACCGGAAGGTTGAGATCCTCCCACCCGGTCGTGTAGCCGTCGCCCGTCAGGGAGACCCCGACGCCGAACGAGAGGGCGTCCAGCCAGAGGTCGTTGAGGACGACGGTCCCTTCGACCATGCTGTCCTTGACCGAGTCGAGCAACTCCTGGGCGTAGGCCTCCATGTTCGATTGGTTTCCCGGATCCTTCCAGTCAGGCAGAGTAACGAGCCAGGTCTCCTCCAAGCCCTCGACGTCGTGGGAAGTTCCCTCATAGCCGGAGGCGGGTGCAACGGCTTCCAGGGTGCCCGTGTTGACCGCCAGGAGGGCCCGGACGTCGGCCGGGGGTCCACCGGCGATGTTGTAAGTGGGAGCGACGAAGATGATTTCGCCGGTGTCGTTGTCGATCGAGTGGATGAACAGGGGGAACTCGTTGTACGGCGGGCTTCCACTGGCCGACCAGCAGACCGAGCCGATCGGGTAAGAGGTCGTGGAGACGCTGTCCCCGTTCGACCCGATGAAGTGCTGGGGCGTGCTGAACTGCCGCTGGAGGGCCGCCCAGACCGAGGAGTCCGCGACCTGGTACTTCCGCCAGACGTAGGACGCCCCCGACGATACTCCGTAGAGCGTGAAGTGGTCGTAGCTGAGGTCGGGGAGGGGCTGGTCCAGGGTGAAGGTCGACGTGCCGCCGGACGACTTGCTCGTGTTGGATGTGACGAGCCGGGTGACCGACTGCGAGTAGCCCGTCAGGGTGGTCGACCAGAGGCGGATGTAGCCCTGGCCGTGCGACTGGTTCCAGGCGTTGGCGGCCCAGGTCTGCGTGGTCGGGTTGCTGGTCAGGACGACCGTCAGGGTGTCGGTGCAGGTGCAGGTCCCCTCGGACCGGGCGAGCTGGTCCTGGGCGTAGTCGGTGGTCCGCCATGCGGCCTTGGCGGCGGCGTTCGTCGTATAGGACCCCCAGGCGAACTTCTCCAGGAGGCCGCCGAGGGCCGTCGAGTACATCTTGCCCTCGTTGATCGGCGTGCCGCGGATGAGCACCCGCTGGTAGCAGTCGGCGACCGAACGACGTAGCGAGGGGGGATTCACCTTGTCGAAGTCGAGCGTGAAGGTGTGCTCGGACACCGATCGGAGGTTGAACACCCGGATCGTCCCGTCCCCCATGACGTGCAGCCGGTGGTTGGGCTGGACGCTCTCCAACCAGGTCGCCAGGGCCGAGAGGAGTTTCCCCCCGGAGACCCGAATCTCCTGGACCGGGATCAGGGTGAGGGCCGCGAGATCCGCCAGGGTCGACGAGGGCAGCGTGTAGGTCGTCGGGGGGCCGGCCGTCACCGTGTAGCCGCCGATCCCCTTGGAATGCAAGAACGAGGCGTTGACCTCCATCGTGAGGACGTCAGCCAAGATCTCGCCCACGGACTTCCCGCTACGCGAGGTGCTGTAGAACGGGCTGTCGCTCTTGAAGTTGTAGGCGGCCGAATCCGTCAACGAATAGTCGTCGGTCAGGGCGGTGCGGTCGGCCTCGGCCCGGAGGTCCCGGCAGAGGTAGGTCGTCGTGAGCCCGCCGACCGGGAAGCTGACCTCGTTGTCGACGATCCGGCCCGCGAAGTAGGTCGTGCCGTCGATGGCCAGGGAAACGGTCTTCCCCATCCAAGGGTCGACCAGGCCGGGGAGAGTCCCGCCCCGACGAGCGAGGGTCAAGCTGGAATAGCCGCCCAGGTTCAAGGACATCGCAGCCGGCCAAGGGGAGTCGGACCCGAGTTCGATCGGGGAGCCGTCGACGGTCAGCGTGGTCGTGTGGTCGCTCATGTCAGTAGCCGAACTCGCAGATGGAGGGGACGGTGCCGGCCTGTTGGAGCAGGGTGGTCAGTCGGGCGTCCGCTCGGCCGAAGCGGTCGGCCATGCCCTGCTGGTTCTTCACGATCTGCTCCTGGATGGCGTACTGGGCGGCCGTCCGGTCGTCGAAGCCCATGGTCTGCTGGAACTCCCGGGAGGCGTCCGCGGCGGCCCTGACCTGGTCGCGTGAAAGCCCTAGCCCGGCGACCGTCTTCTCGCGTCCGTACTTGTCCACGGAGGTCCGCTGGAAGTCCTGGACCTCGACGTCCCGGATGATGTCCTGGCCGGGGTGGTCGCGGGCGTCCTTCTCGGCGGCGAGCTGGTCGTCCTCGATCTGCTTTCGGACCGACTCGGATATGGCGTGGTAGCCCTCCGCGAGTGTCTTGGCCATGCCGTCGACTTCCTTGTCGAAGGCCTCCTTGACGCCCTTCATGTACTCCTGGAGGCGGGCCTCGTTGGCGTTGGCCTGCCGCTTCATGAACTCCTCGGCCTCGCGGTCCAGATCCTCCTCGATCTGATCGAAGGCCTTCTTGAAGATCGGGGAGTCCCGCCGCAGGTTCTCGACGTCGAGATTGGTCGCCCCACGCAGCACGTCGGCCAGCTTCGCGACGCCTTCCTTGTAGGGGGCCCCGATGGTGGTCGCGATGTCCCCCGCCACGGCCTCACCGCCGCCGGCCGCCGCGACGGCCTTCTTGACCTGGTCGGTCAGGGCCTTGTACTTGTCGCCGGTGCTTGACTTGATGCCCTCGACCAGCCCGTTGTCCGCCGCCGCTTCGGCCGCCTGGGACTGGGTGGACTTCAGGGCTTCCAGCCTCTTCAGTTCGGGATGGCTGAGGGCGTCCGTCAGCGACTTCTCTTCCAACCCCGCGATCTCGTCGGAAACGCTCTTCAGCAC
The nucleotide sequence above comes from Paludisphaera rhizosphaerae. Encoded proteins:
- a CDS encoding GDSL-type esterase/lipase family protein, with product MPTATITSPSDASKFIFRSGSDFNSGGGGEIKFNGTDLAIRPYVFSPSGNPANTDPIITVAIDGGEPVDIPIEMLGEYTTVTLASGLTDGPHVAVISYDWSGALDEPCITVSGSAPGFWSLTYLPAGGVSSPLTTFGVWDWQSTGSWNALSGEICGALVGSGDVWLWVQNFSSPTNPLYVSIDGSESALTPTGYTFLPIASNLVAGTHPLTIRNETTGAAWGFNGDSSSAFLRVRSAPGATTPTLAAEVGGRYSPRDASKCEPPLGDFVGAINGESVRELACRSVLTSPTWQALVLKNGAQYLVRDGSTDGSVQTLPTGGTVGWVTLASGLTGTHTLEFRTPVASPPKVYAFRTAEAGQATAPSTFRSKILFVGDSITQAIFAGSTYPDSTKGWAYKVENALPANAANIAVPGYRSDQILTVFNGYCTAYGSATMGKPDLIAAYVGMNDVSQDGESNYPGGSTVTPSAYADYIADIIEQSQATFPGVPILLLNIARVGSDVVGDYNTALAGAIADAGGEEAGVHLLDISELAADSGLFVDGIHPNDAGWTAIAELAQPEIESILGLGADPLSVSLASSSITSSTATVTATPTGGVGTLTYAWTLDGDTVEGETGAVLDLTGLAPLSGYTIAVTVTDSDSPPATAADSIGLTTLAAALTLSLASSAITSTSATITATSTGGTGAKTYSWTLDDEPLSGETAAVLHLPALTPSTEYEVTCTVADSATPTPATTTTSTALTTAAAPSGRVIKTDPYAAIILA